DNA sequence from the Teretinema zuelzerae genome:
CATGACGGCCATCGTCACATTTATAACATGACGTTTAGACTTCTTATTTTCGAGCATACACCTCTCCAGTTATTTGATTTCCGCGAGCATCTGGCCTGCGGCAATCTGGGTTCCGGGAGCCACGAGGAAGTGAACCGATCCGGCGGCTGTGGCCTTGATTTCCAATTCCATCTTCATAGATTCGATGATGATGACGGTTTGGCCGACAGAAACTGTTGATCCTGCTGCTACGACATGCTTAAGCAGAGTACCGGCGACCGGAGCTGGTATAGTTACTCCTCCGGAAGGTACGGCTGCGGCGGCGGGAGCTGCTGCGGCAGGAGCCGCCGGGGCGACGGGAGCTGCTACAGGCGCGCCTCCGCCGATCGTGGCGATCGCCTGTCCGGCGGTGATCTGCGATCCAGGCTGGACAGCGAAGTTCACGGGACCATCGGCGGTTGCCTTGACCTCGAGTTCCATCTTCATGGATTCGATCATGATAATCGTCTGTCCGGACTTGACCTGAGCTCCGTTGGCAACGACATGCTTGAGAAGAGTACCTGCTACAGGAGCGGTAATGGTGGCGCCGGACGAAACCGCCGCGGGAGCCGCTGCAGAAGCCGTGCCGGCCGCCTTGAATGCAACATTGTATGCGGTGCCGTTTACATTCACGCTCATCGAATCGCCTGAGGGACCGGCGACGACATTGTAGTCGGCTCCGTTTACGCTGACGACATAGGATCCGCCCTTGCTTGATCCGGCGGCGGCTGCAGGAGCCGCATTGAAGGTCACGGGACCGTTAGCTCGTTCCTTGAAGAACTTGGGAGCGACTTTCGGGAACATGGCATAGGTAAGAATGTCTTCTGCATTGTCCGTTGCTCCGTTAGCGACAGCTTCTTTTTCGAGCTTTTCAAATTCGTTCGAAATGTCGTCGGCGGGACGATGCGTAATTGAAGCTTCCATCTTCAGCTCGCCGAGAGCCTTCTTCACGAGTTCGGGATTGCAGTCGGTAGTGGTCTTTCCGTACTTTCCTACCAGCAGGTCCTTCGTCTCCGCGGTAAGGCGGTTATAGCGGCCGAAAAGAACGTTGAACACAGCCTGAGTTCCGACGATCTGGCTGGTGGGCGTAACGAGCGGGATATATCCGCAGTCTTTCTGAACGATCGGAATTTCTTTGAGTACTTCGTCGATCTTGTCGGCGGCGCCCTGTTCCTTCAGCTGGCTTTCGAGGTTGGAAAGCATTCCGCCGGGAACCTGGGATACGAGGATGCGGGTATCCGCGCCGAGGAAGCTCGATTCGAACTTTGCGTATTTCTTGCGGACATCGCGGAAGTAGTCCGCGATTTCAAGAAGGAGTTTGATATCGAGGCCGGTGTCCATATCTGATCCCTGAAGAATCTCGACAAGGGTCTCGGTCGGGCTATGGGAGGTACCCATGGACATCGAGGAAATAACGGTGTCGAGAACGTCTGCGCCGGCTTTCGCGGCTTCGGTCAACGTAGCGACGGACATACCTGTAGTGGCGTGAGTGTGAACCTGGACGGGAATATCTACCTTGCTCTTTATGGACTTAACCAGCTCATAAGCGTCGAAGGGCTTCAGAAGACCGGCCATGTCCTTAATGCAGATGGAATCCGCGCCGGTATCTGCATAGGCCTTAGCCAGATCGGCATAGGCCTTCAGCGTATGTACGGGAGTCGTGGCATAGGAGATTGTAAGCTGGACGTGCTTTCCGGTTTTCTTCGCCGCGGCTGTCGCCCGGGCGAGATTGCGGGGATCGTTGAGTGCATCGAAAATTCGGAATACATCGACGCCGTT
Encoded proteins:
- the oadA gene encoding sodium-extruding oxaloacetate decarboxylase subunit alpha, with the protein product MAKKVKISDLVLRDAHQSLHATRMTTADMLPICEKLDKVGYFSLEGWGGATFDSCIRFLNEDPWDRLRSLKKALPNTPIMMLLRGQNLLGYRHYADDVVDKFVEAAAKNGVDVFRIFDALNDPRNLARATAAAKKTGKHVQLTISYATTPVHTLKAYADLAKAYADTGADSICIKDMAGLLKPFDAYELVKSIKSKVDIPVQVHTHATTGMSVATLTEAAKAGADVLDTVISSMSMGTSHSPTETLVEILQGSDMDTGLDIKLLLEIADYFRDVRKKYAKFESSFLGADTRILVSQVPGGMLSNLESQLKEQGAADKIDEVLKEIPIVQKDCGYIPLVTPTSQIVGTQAVFNVLFGRYNRLTAETKDLLVGKYGKTTTDCNPELVKKALGELKMEASITHRPADDISNEFEKLEKEAVANGATDNAEDILTYAMFPKVAPKFFKERANGPVTFNAAPAAAAGSSKGGSYVVSVNGADYNVVAGPSGDSMSVNVNGTAYNVAFKAAGTASAAAPAAVSSGATITAPVAGTLLKHVVANGAQVKSGQTIIMIESMKMELEVKATADGPVNFAVQPGSQITAGQAIATIGGGAPVAAPVAPAAPAAAAPAAAAVPSGGVTIPAPVAGTLLKHVVAAGSTVSVGQTVIIIESMKMELEIKATAAGSVHFLVAPGTQIAAGQMLAEIK